The nucleotide window atttatattacctactcaCTATGGTTATTACTTTCCACTTGAAACACCAATCCCAAAAgtgatgtaataaaaaaaattatggtaGCCACACTTAAAGGGCTTCTTTCATAGATAGTTGGCTATATCTAATTAAGCAGTAAGTCAGTAGTGCAGGCAGGCTGCTACATAATAGACATATAAGTGGGTGGGAggagaaaaatattatgaaatggaATTCTACAAATCAATGCTGTTCCTAGTTATGGTATCAACCCATCTCATTTTATCCAATGTAAGTGaatgttttataacaaaattatttctgtgattaaatttttcaattaaaatcataaattattaattttgttttctcaaACTTGTGTTCCAGGCTAGACAGTTCAGAGTCACTGACCaggtttattttgatattaaaagtGAAGACAAACTTCTTGGGCGAGTGGTGATTGGTCTGTTTGGGGACTTAGCTCCAAATGCAGTAAAAAATTTCAAAGTTTTGGCAACTACAGGTATAAAGGGGAAGTCATATAAAGGTACTTCCTTTAATAGGATAATCAAGAGATTTATGGTCCAAGGTGAGCCTAatatttagtgttttattttaaatacttctgTGTATGTCATTTGTATAGTTTGTACATGAATCTCATTTGTGACATGagttttatattgtaaattgtaGGTGGTGATGTGGTTGCTGATGATGGTACAGGCTCAACAAGCATTTATGGCGATACTTTTAGTGATGAGAACTTGGAGACACAGCACAGTGGTGCTGGGTTCGTTTCCATGGCTAACAAAGGTACAACTATTTCTACTTTAAAAAAAGgcttgttaaaatatttatgaactctattaattgtatatttttaatattgcagGACCCAATACAAACGGCTGTCAGTTTATTATAACAACAACTGGGACGCCCTGGTTGGATAATTTGCACACTGTTGTTGGGAAGGTATGAAGCATATTGACATAAGTTTtcattatgtattgttttatctTGATATGTCGTagttgtaattttaaataatgaattattttccCAAAGGTGGTGGAAGGCCAGAACATAGTGCATATGTTGGAGCATACGCCGACTGACGTGGACGACCGGCCGACGTTGCATGTTTACATCGCTGACTGTGGATTGATACCTACGCCGCAACCTTACTACATTTCTGATGATCCTTatgagtaagattttttttatcttttctatATGAAGGTTGAATGTTTAGTTATAGTTATTCATAAGTGGtgatactaacaaaataagaatttatgTTGAATTTCTTTCTGACTTTTTTGAAtgcttaaataatttatttatgattttcttttaatttgaaaCCATACACCCACAAGCCTTTTACTTAGTAATatgttaaaattatgtattataacttataatgtttggattttatttttttctggattTTAACAGTTGTTGTCTCATTTTCAGTCTGTGGGCGTGGATAAAGGCTTCGGCAGTTCCGCTGACCATGTCGTTCTCAATCCTCGGCTTCTTTCaatggatgatgatgaaaatggaAATATAGGTAACTTCAACccatcttttattttgtttatatctcGTATTTGACCCGAAGAAACTAAGATACTTTTAACATACTGATTTTTATCTCTTCTGAGCAAAATGTAAGGATTTGAAATTTCTTttggaataaaattgttttatacttagatgtatttatattattttttaaacagccTCTGTAGTAGTCTACTTTCGTGTACCTTGAAGTGCAAACTAAcgttagcctaatggctatggTTATAAACACAACCAATCTGTGGAACATGAAAtggtgaaataaaaactatcttcactcttatatttctgtttttaataataaataatttttactacGGAGACATCGTAAAAAATtgctatttattgaaaaataacacaTCAGAAGTATTGAAAGACGAgtctttttaaacaaaaaaatcatcgtTCGTCATGCTAATATTCGTGTTAATATCAACTTGTTATGATTATAACAATATTGGTTTTTGTATTaatctggtattttttattaataatactcTGCGAAATATTTCTACCTGTTAacttaataagtatatttaataaaaaaaagtgctATAGATGTTACGagcgatattaaaaaaatatctacataattataattcgTTCGACTTATTTCAAGAACTAGATTAGTTTCCAAATGAGCACCTGGTGctgttttgtaacaaattcgtttttaattttattctaaatcagaaaattaaataacaatagtaTGAAACCAATACTAAGCCATACAAATGTGTCGGGCGCGACGATTAAGTTACTTAATACATTGATTGACGCAACTATGACTAAGACAGGTCAGTCGTCATccaataagtaatttaatataactaaTCGGCGGAGGTGGACAGCACATACTTCTTAGTTCTATAGACTGCCTGTCCATTGAAGTAGAACGAGGCTGCGAAACTgagaaacattaattaatatgaataaaaaaatgaacattaattttatttttctcactTCTGAAGCTCCGCTTTGTGTCAATGTGCAGGCAGCCTTATAAAGAGGCATAAATGGCCTTACGAATATGTACAGAACTCCAAGCACTGTACACCATAAGACCGTTTGTCCACCGTCGCGTCGCCGTCACCGGACCGTCACCAAGAACGAGATTTTTTCGTGCCGAGTTTAATATCGGCGCGGGCGGCTGAATGTCGGCGTTCGGGTGACGGCGGCGGTGGACAAACGGCGTAACTGTTAGTCCTAGATGTTGAGTACTATTGGCTATAGTAAAAGTAACGTCGTCGCAAGTACAATCACTACTGGAGCTAAGACATGCGTATGCGCGGCATCGGGCGCCACGTGCGCCGGAGTGTCGGAGCCGGACACTTGTTGCTGAGCCGCGCCGCACGCGCGTGCACACGACGCCCACACGCGGCACACGTCGCATGCACTCGCTGGTACTGCTGAGAAGAATACTCGAGCGCGGTGACCTGGAGAAAGGAGGTTTTAGATAATATTCATAATGTGGGTGCAAAACTCGTACCTGAATGAAAAATTCCAATACAATGATATAcaaagaaatacataggtataagaGAGTTTACTGGATGATTCCCTACATACACGCATTTTTAggggagtaggtacataagcgAGCATATAGGAAAAATGCACAAGGAAGTTCTTAAAGGAGTATACAGTAGGTAGGTTTTATTAGGGAAATTataggagagtacataaaaaagtatatagAGAAATAAGTGTGACGTTACAAGTAATTTAGGATTGTGGACATGCGTCTTGTGACCACTACGATAGATCCTCCACTCTGCCACCACTAGTAAAGAGTGTAGATACTAACTTGAATCATAGAGATCCTGCATGGTGGCCCAGGCGGGGCGCTGCCGGGCGACGGACAGCGCTCGCGCCGCCGCCAGCGTGGCGCAGCGCTCCGCACGCGCCGCGCGGACGCCGGCCAGCACCCGCGACCCGCCCGCGGACAGGCGAGCCCATACCACGTGACGGACggactaaaataaacaatatacagTGAGAATATGTACTTGAgtttattattcaaaactaCACTAAAGAGTCAAATTCAACAGAAATgtattattaagtaggtatctctttcacccgcgtcccggggtaATTTATTCATGTTATAGGCTATGTCCTAACGAAGGTAATCGAAGGGAGTTtagttttccaacagtaaaagtAGCAGTAAAATTGAATACCTAAGTAGTTTCAAAGCCTAAGCCTTCAAAGTTAGGGTACATaaaatgatcatcatcatcagcctatcgcagtccactgctggacataggcctctccaagtgcgcgccactgagatcgattttcggcttctcgcatccagctcctgccagccgtcttgcgcaagtcatcactccaccgtgcctgaggacgtcctacactacgtttgccgaggcgcggtctccactctagaactcgtttaccccaacggttatcggttcttcggttaatatggccagcccactgccacttcagcttgctgattcggtgggctatgtcgatgaccttggttctctgacggattacctcatttctgatgcgatccctcagagaaatgccgagcatagccctttccatagcccgctgagcgagcatatacataaaatgatgtttcctctttattatgtaaaacgaccaacaacataaaaaagaacataacATACTTAGtagctattaaataaatatatgttctTACCGTCAACTCTGTGAGCGTGTCTATGTCTGCCAAATATCCTGACGGCAGTTGCACAGTAAGCAACGTCAGGCCACTCTCAGTCTCATTCCCTTGTGCCACGAACCTGTAAATACATTGCAATATTACTACCAATTTACTTCTTAAGAATCCATGTCTTtggataaaaaattatattatgcaataaaaattaaaaatacaggGTTTTGCTTTTTTGGCAGAATTTTTTTCCTTTCCGTCACGTTCACGGACTACCGAACATCTTTCTGTTATATGTGtggttacttttttataaaccACAGATACCTTTATATCCTAACTTCTCAATTAATGATAACTTACCCAAAACAAACAGAGAGTTGTAATCTATCCTTGGTGGATACTTGGTCGACTCTAGGATCGAGAGTGTAGCGTGGCCATGGCGCCGTCACATTGGTAGCCCCACGCGCCGACAGACCCAGCAGGCCGAGTCCACGACCCTCTGTTACTGCGCTTACTGATCTGCTGGCGCGGATCTGAAGATCAGAAAGTTATGGGACTTCAGTGTAAGTATCTAAAGGTCTATCTACATCTAAAGGTGCTTTTTCTGTGCATTGGAGAACACGTAAATGTCTGTTCTGCACCTTTTTTCAGGTTTCCGTCCcatcgagctatgagagtgaaggaatagtaagtGCACCTGCGCCTGCGCAaacgcttgtgcactataatgtccTGCGTAGCAAGGtgatctccttatataagaATAGCCGCCGTGGTGGAAATCGGTCTTAGACATAATCCTGCCCAGTCCGAATGTACCTATATGATTCTAAGTTGAGCTAGACGAGTTTGACTTGGTAATTTTGCAGAGCATTTAAGGTAAAGTGAAGGTTATTTACCGGTTTAGTCTGTATGACGAGCGCATTGTTCTCGCCGATTTGGAACTGTCTTGCCTCATCGGAGCCGGTCACGTTCACCGACACTCGGAGTTTAGATGACGTTTTCACCATTTCAGCGTACTGTGCCAACGAGTCCATCTGAAATACACATCAGATAATGTTAAGAATAGCGTTTGAACCGCAAAGGGTCTTATGAGATTCAAAACCAGATTTCCTCTTTGTCTCAGgtcatcatccgcctagccttttcaatgttggggtcggcttccagtataatcGTATATAGCTGAGTTCCAGTGtctttttacaaggagcggctgcctatctgacctcctcaacccatttacccagGAAACCCATGATATCCCATGGTAAGAGtcgttgtcagactttctggcttttatatagattttcaaatgacagccaggacacCTCTTCtcttttttaacacgcttatattttaGATGATTTTAGGTATTTGAGGATATGCGACGCAAGGATCCTTTTGTACATTTTTCAAGGCATGACGTGGTTTCCATCACTAGTACTCACCACTTCAGGATCAGGATCGTGCGGCAGGTAAGCCTGCAGCAGGTATCTTACAACGGGTGTAGCTTCGTCCAGTAGCCGCGCCGCCAACATTGCTCGCAGCCCCCACGCGGCTGTGGTAGCTTCTAGACTGTTGCCCTTCAGCCATGGGTTGCGCCACTCGTTGCCGGATAGTGTACGGGACCAGAATAGGGTGGAACCTGATGAAGAAGATAAGAGAAGAACTTAGAAGATGATGTCATTATTGAGTTCTTTAGGAGGTTCGACGCTAAGCGATTAGTTCTGCCACAGATTACCCTAAGTTACTTCGTAAGTACTActgagaatttaaaaaaaatacagtatacCTTGCAGAAATGGAACATGATTATGGGTCGGAATTGgtcacaattttattacaagatTCTGGAATAGTAAAAGGGtccaaaatataagaaaaataagatattttttatggcaTAAAAATTCGTCTAACCTGTGGTGTTAGCGTATTTATCCATCATTTCCAGCGTCTGCGTGAGTTGTGGATGTCTGGCGACTGCAAACGCTCCAGCGATGACTGCCAGGGAGTACGCGTCCATGTCGGGAGAAACACCGCGTGCCAGGTAGTCGATCGctttgtttatattgtttttgtataaaacatcGCTGCCCTGAAAATCAATCGAGTAGTATTTAGATAACAAGAATGCGTTATTGGTGACTTAAAGGCCCGGTTCCACTGGCTACCGATAGAGCTTTAGTTAActatctgatagttaatgctatctgtcAAATGAATACTGCTTATAATTTCCGAGACCTATGAAATCAAAAGTTATATTATCGGTAAGAAGAGTCCCTGATAGGATATCAGTGACTGTACAGTGCGATGaaactaacaataaaaaagGCTACCTATATGACCTCaaatcagtgccggttttaactctaccagcgccctgggcgaaatttctacggcgccctctAACTGCAATTTAAACCCATacgataaaaaaaaccggctaaGAGCGTATCGGACCACGCTCAGTGTAGGGTTCCATAATGATAGTTTCCCGAGTATAGCCCATACCTGATAACACaggtaacataaaaaaaaaattggtgccGCGATCTCCTTAGTGGTTTTGTATAAGGTATTAGGCATTGGCaaaactatacatattttttactttttttttccaCGTGTAGTTTTGTGTCTAATCTCTGTTTTTTACCAGTTGACCAGTTTCCAGAAAATTTTGGTTCATATAGCGAAGAAAGAAAAGAGCGGTTTCGCCAGGACCTAAAAACGATGGAGGAGAGGTACCAAGGTCGATGGGATCAGCATATGATGATTGTCTACTGCTGGTGGATACAACGTGATTGTTCTCAAATGTTCACTGGTAATAACTGGTggtgtgcacttggagaggcctatgtccagcagtggactgcgataggctgatgatgatgatgttcacTGGGTATAATTTTACGTTACCTTAGTCTGGTGCAATGCAACGAGTGCGTACGCAGCTAACGGCAGCGGTGCCTGCGCGTGCGGCGACGTGCGAGTGGAAGGTGCGGGCGCAGGCCAGCCGCCCGAGCCCTCCTGCGCATGCGCGAGCCAGCCCGCCGCGCTGCGGGCCGCCTCGGGCTCCACGCGCACGTAGCGAGCGCAGCGCGACAGCCAGCGGAGTGCTACTGACGTCATCCTAAACACAAGTATCAATATAAccttcataaaaatgtatagaGAGAAGCTATTGcttcaaaatatttcatgaGTCATCGCTGtccaaaaatattgtatttcagTCTTTGAAGTCGGAAAACTCCATGGAATACCCACATATTTTACAGCtctaatggacacactcagagacatttaatggtgacttaagccattccttagtgaaggatttctttgacaattaGTTGTTTCGACAATTAGTTGTTGGTTGGAGATACCTACTATAATTTGGTAATGTTTACTTACCAAACATCTCCGGGAGCTTCTGAATCAATTTCAGCAGCAAACGATCCATCAGGTCGTCGGAACGCCATCAAACGCTGATAGCCGATAGCTGCCAGTTCTCGCGCTTCCTTCGTTGTCGCAACCTCTTCTTGACCAGAAGCCTTACGGTAAGAAGACAAAGGTCTTTTAGTAACGCAAATACAATGGCATAAAAAGCTCGGTATTCTGTTCAATTcgcaactagcgacccgctccgtcTTCGcatgggataacagtatttcctcactatttactgtatgttattgtacataaaaaaaacaatctttaatcactctatctattaaaaaactaaccgcatgaaaatcggttgcgtagtctTGAAGTTTAAAGCGTACAAAgagacatagggacagaaaacgtgactttgttttatattatgtagtgatATAACAAACCTGTAAATAGTCGAGTAGCACACAAGCAAGTGCAAGTGGTCTGACTGCATGCACAGGATCTGCGGCGGGTCCCGGCGGCTCCCTCACTGCCTGTAGGGCTCCTGACAGTAGGTCTCCTGTGGCTTGCAGGGAAGTAGCCCCTGCCTTTATCCCGGCCGGCACATCTAACGTCACGTTAGCTCGGGCAACACCGCGGCGGGCGTCTAGGAGACTCCACGCAAATAAGTCTTCTTCGTAACCATCCTGAAAACAGGTGAACATCATCACACATCGTCTTTTGTCAGGCACTTATTGCCACCGAGAGATGCCTGGCAGAATTGAAATGGTGGACCCAAATGAAACACCAAGGCAAAGGAATGCAGCTCTTATGGGAAAGAAGCAGAGGTGGAGCATGGTGGCATGAAATGCGTCATGCCATTTATCATCACTGCATATCGGTCGATTTTGCCTCAAGTCCTTGAAGTATGTGTAGATatcttatgtaaaaataattggtATTAATCACAACAAGTTGTGACAACTACAAGTAGAGAGAATTGAAGTATTCATCAGTTACCTTGACTTGAATGGTTCTGAAGAGCGAGTCAGAGACGCCGTTGCCACTGGCCTCCACAATGATAGGTGCGTCGCCGCTGCGTACTGCGGTGACGAGGAACGCCGTGCTCACTGACCCTCGAGCCGGCACCGTCACGCGCTCGCGACGGAATAACTCGATCTCTGAGAAAGGCATCACTTTGAGTATAGAATTAGAGTTCCAAGTATATAGAAATCTCAGAAGGGTAGTTCAGAGCAGTGCACATAAGGACATCCAGTTTACTGAGGATTATCGTAATTGGCATAATTAAAGCTATAAGTTCGCTTACTTTTCGCTGAATCAAGTTCGTTGTCGAGTGGTTCGAATTCGAAGTATTGATCGCTGTTGTAGAAAGTGACCTCGACCGACGTGTCCACAGCTAACGTTGTCTTCAAGATAATGACTGCAGCCACTGACTCTCCTCGTTGCAATGTAGTAGGTAATTCAGCAGTCATTGACAAAGGCACAGAGGTGGTAAACTTCTGTGGGGTAGCTAAACCGAGACCCAGGGTAGGGTGAACGGAGAAAGCGCCGATTGAGAATTCTCCTGCAGTAACTGATGTCCAGCGTTCTTTTGCTCCGGTTCCATCAttgctgtaaataataaacagcTTTACACATTGAAGGACAGAGAAACGGAAACAGGGGAACATACTTTAGGTCTTGTAAGTTCTATATTAAATTTAGCTTACCCAATAGTAAGATTGGCGAGCATCCAGGTGGGTTGCGGGTTAACGGTTAAGTAGTATCGTGGTGACGGCGGCGGTGGTAGCCGACTGAACGCATATGGTCCAGCCTGTGGGGCCCTTGTACCGGTCTCTAGAGGAGCCGGTGTTGGATGCGATCCTGAAATGAGACATTGATTTTGTAAATTACCCTAAACTTGATATTAGGcattgaaaggaaaataatgaaGGATCTTACCATCGGGATTACTTTTGACTACTACGCCATCTGTTAGAATGACAACTCCTGCGTTCTGAAAACgaaggatttattatttactatgttAACCCATTAATATTGAgggtataaaaatgaaaaaaaaaagcgaTACGAACTTTGAAAACATCAGAAGCAGTGTAGCCTCCCAAATCCAATCCCATTCCAGGTAGATGGTCTTCATTTTTGAATACGGAATACGATAAACCACTGAAGCTTTCCACTTCGCGTTCCACCTGCAAAAATAAGAAGTTATATAGAGCTGTCTATACACATTTTGCTGTGGTTAATATtggcttaaaaaaaaaactaaccgTATGCATATCAAGTCCGTTTCCTAATCCATTCTGGTTAGCGAGACCAGCTTTGATGGCGTTGGTATCTTCAGCTAAAAGTGCTACATATGCGCCCGCGTCACCTGATACTCGCAGTTCTACTAATGTGTTGGGTTTTACTCCTGCACCACTGCTTGATACTGGAGATACGGACACCTGAAGTATAAGATTACAATTAATCTAATCAAATCTAATGAATATGGAAATCTCTGGTGCGGATTTGACCCTTGAAAGAAGTGGGAAACCTGGCACTGTATGTACTATAACTCTCCAAAGTTTCTGCCACTTGGTTACTTCCtttattgaattttacaaaataagttattattttttacatagtcTTAGGAGTACAAAATCCGACGGGCGACTTTTCTGGTCTATCTTACCTCGTTCTGCAGCAGGTTGGAGTGTGGAGCATAAACAGCAGCAGAGAGCAGGCTGTTAACGTCAAGACGTGGATACCACGCCACCAGCACGCAGCCGGGAGACATGCGTGACGTCACCGATACCGAAATGTCCACGCTACGCCGAGCTGGACTCAACTGCAATACAATAGTCatagtttatgaagatttagAGTTAAAAGcaggtataggtacataaatagttTGTAGATATGAGGGAATCTGCTTATAAGTAGATACTCGTTTGTATCTCTACCACCAAGGATGGAAAGACGAACGAAGATCCTTAAGGCAGGTCGGCAGGCGCCTTCTTCCAGGTCAAATAGGGACGGCGGGTGTGACCAAATTTGTTGAAGAGactttgcgttatgacatctccactagtcattttgttctccatgatctCTACCCATCGCAGAAAAAATATCAGTGACTACGTAGCATCACACTTTACTGGGTATGTACTGAAAagcaaatcaaaataacaatgcTCGTGCACAATATATTAACACGATTGCAACTGACCTCGACAGTCTTAGCGACAATGATGTCACCGCGTCCTATAACGGCGTAATGCACCAAGTCCATAGGTTCTGTCGCGGTGATGCGTGCTCGCATCTCATCTCCCACTCCTGTGCCTCGAGTTAGAATCTCAGCTGTTAAGAACTGACCGAAAGAGTACTCGTTTCGTTGTACGTTGACTACACGTTCTGTCACCTCTTTGTATTTTACCTGTTGGCAAAAATCATGATATATTAAATTCACTTAGGTATATCAAAAtactttctaagtttgtatgtactttctaagtatatcttagacaccaatggctgataaaaaggtgaaggaaaacatcttgaggaaacctggactatatagtctgaaatcaccaacccgcattgagcaagcgtggtgattaatgctcaatccttctccgtgtgagaggaggcctgtgcccagcagtgggacgataaataggctgtaactaactatatCAAAATACTATAAAACTGCAATTACAAAGAAacctttataattttttttccaCTACAGCTATTATCAAGGGGACGGCTTGTTACATCCGACATCAGCcaagaatataaaatacatatgtcgAAGGGCTGCCCGATCATCACAGCAAGTATGAGAGATATGAGAGATCTCGCAATGCTCACTTGTTgtacttgttttatttctgttctGTATTCATGTCGTTTGGTCGGAAGTATAAATATCGAAAGGTCATAGCTGAAAAACACTTGAGAAAGCTTATATGTACTTCTTCTTACCACTAAGTTAAGTGTGGAGTTCACATGTCCGTTGTCCGGCACAAGCGTATATGTGGCGATGCCTTTACTCATGGTCACGGTGGTGACGTTGACCGGAGCGCCGTCGTCCCACAGCCGCTCTACCGTCACCTCCCCATCGGTAGCCATCACTTGCCCTGATGGATCCACTAGTTCGATCTGTTGATGTTACATTGAGTTTTAGAGCCAAAGCACTTGATTAGAGTAGGAATAGTTTATAGTAAAGTAGTATTTGTTGGGCGAATCCAGTCAACAAAAGGTTTTGGGGCTAATCCATCCGATATGGTTGAAATttcacattaattaaattcatgagGAAGTAACAGAGAGAGTAATATAATATACTGGGAGAGTAAATAAATGAGTATATAGGGGTAGTTCAACAGGGAGTACGTAAGGAAGTACTAAAAGTACATAAGGGTGTAAACAgagaaagtaaataacaaagtacataaggaagtattgACCATTGGTTATTGAATCATAATGTTTGCTTTTTTACATCATAATATATGAATTAATATCCTTGTGCCTTAAAATAACATACTTGAGCAATATTTAATACTCAGTCGTAAAAACATTTTCGCATAATGTTAATTCCTTTGCCTCATTCGAAATTGTTGCATTTATTTTGATCATAAATGTGGATGGTGAAGTTGAATTGCTTACCTGTACGATGTAAGGCAGAGTAGGTTTGAAGTAATCCGGCGCTGTCACCTTCAATCTATAAGGTGTTCTTAAAAGAAGAATCCGGGATGATACATTCTGTTTTATTAGCGTATCTTTCTCCTCAATTACAGCTTCTACAACCAGTGGCCTCGCTGCATCCTCAGCTAGGTCTAGGTCAGTTTTGAGGTCAAACGTTACTTGTGCCTGGCCGTTCATATCGACCACTTTCCTTGTGGGCGCTGCCACTACGGGCTGTAATACCCCAGAGAAGAACACGGGGTACGCAGATATAGTTAGTTCACCGCGGACTGGTACACCGTTGAAATGCctaaaagatattttaattaatgataatgTTCTTTCTTAAATAGAAAGTTAGTACAGGATACTAATTAGATTCTGTAGTGCAAGTAACGGTACTTGAATTCTGGTTCAATACTGACATGTATGATTATTACGAGATATGCAATGATAAACCCACATATTTTTACGGTAATGTAAATTCATTTGACGGcgttgtgaaataaaaatagttaagtATTCGTTCGATGCTAAAACAACACCGATGTTCAATAaggtttttatgaaatattactgTTTGATCGGATTGTACTGTTGATAAAAACTGACAGCGTTGCGTCTACAAACAGTTCTTGCTTATTTACGTAATGATTATTATTCTATTGAATTGGAGTGATGAGTTTTTCTGTAACGTAATGAGAATCGACTTTCGCTGTGAAAATTGCTTTGTTTAGAGGTACTACGAGTGAAGTTCATTCCAGTTCATTATAGAACATTGTGTGGGTTTTCGCAGCGAATCCAATTATAGCGTTAGAAATTATTCTAGTAAATCTCctttgaaaataagaaaattatataaattcgtTAGAACCTATTATGTCATTTTGATAAACAAGTCAGGCGACACCAGTTCCTTCAGTTGCCAACTTGTTTTGGACATAAATCTCTCAAACGGGttgattgaattaattaatttttgtttttgtatgtccAAATAGAATATCAGAGGTATCGTCATTATGTCaatgattttaagaaaataggTGATGACTTACATCTTTTGATTTTATATAGGATTCTTTTCAGTattaagaattttcaaaaaaatactctaaaatAGATATTTACTTAGCGGTAACGTTGATGTCGAATCTGCCATCTGTGAAGAGGATTTCCTTGGGCATCTGCATGTCCATAT belongs to Helicoverpa armigera isolate CAAS_96S chromosome 6, ASM3070526v1, whole genome shotgun sequence and includes:
- the LOC110371970 gene encoding uncharacterized protein LOC110371970; the encoded protein is MEFYKSMLFLVMVSTHLILSNARQFRVTDQVYFDIKSEDKLLGRVVIGLFGDLAPNAVKNFKVLATTGIKGKSYKGTSFNRIIKRFMVQGGDVVADDGTGSTSIYGDTFSDENLETQHSGAGFVSMANKGPNTNGCQFIITTTGTPWLDNLHTVVGKVVEGQNIVHMLEHTPTDVDDRPTLHVYIADCGLIPTPQPYYISDDPYDLWAWIKASAVPLTMSFSILGFFQWMMMKMEI
- the LOC110371920 gene encoding thioester-containing protein 1 allele R1; protein product: MTHKIALYYFVVALTTPLLVQSISVLGPRVLRPFNSYTVAIAGGSRAYTLYVAVEGRRANGEQFTKGREVQVPAAASRLIELEIGDPGPGQYSLVARSTSGPLFSSSSPLLYQPRSFAVFVQTDKRVYQPGDTINFRVIALDKYLLPLSSTVDVSVLDTGGSPIRQWAGAELDRGVLTEELVLADEPALGEWTIQVEVRGQKYSRQVLVADYVQPRFHMDMQMPKEILFTDGRFDINVTAKHFNGVPVRGELTISAYPVFFSGVLQPVVAAPTRKVVDMNGQAQVTFDLKTDLDLAEDAARPLVVEAVIEEKDTLIKQNVSSRILLLRTPYRLKVTAPDYFKPTLPYIVQIELVDPSGQVMATDGEVTVERLWDDGAPVNVTTVTMSKGIATYTLVPDNGHVNSTLNLVVKYKEVTERVVNVQRNEYSFGQFLTAEILTRGTGVGDEMRARITATEPMDLVHYAVIGRGDIIVAKTVELSPARRSVDISVSVTSRMSPGCVLVAWYPRLDVNSLLSAAVYAPHSNLLQNEVSVSPVSSSGAGVKPNTLVELRVSGDAGAYVALLAEDTNAIKAGLANQNGLGNGLDMHTVEREVESFSGLSYSVFKNEDHLPGMGLDLGGYTASDVFKNAGVVILTDGVVVKSNPDGSHPTPAPLETGTRAPQAGPYAFSRLPPPPSPRYYLTVNPQPTWMLANLTIGNDGTGAKERWTSVTAGEFSIGAFSVHPTLGLGLATPQKFTTSVPLSMTAELPTTLQRGESVAAVIILKTTLAVDTSVEVTFYNSDQYFEFEPLDNELDSAKKIELFRRERVTVPARGSVSTAFLVTAVRSGDAPIIVEASGNGVSDSLFRTIQVKDGYEEDLFAWSLLDARRGVARANVTLDVPAGIKAGATSLQATGDLLSGALQAVREPPGPAADPVHAVRPLALACVLLDYLQASGQEEVATTKEARELAAIGYQRLMAFRRPDGSFAAEIDSEAPGDVWMTSVALRWLSRCARYVRVEPEAARSAAGWLAHAQEGSGGWPAPAPSTRTSPHAQAPLPLAAYALVALHQTKGSDVLYKNNINKAIDYLARGVSPDMDAYSLAVIAGAFAVARHPQLTQTLEMMDKYANTTGSTLFWSRTLSGNEWRNPWLKGNSLEATTAAWGLRAMLAARLLDEATPVVRYLLQAYLPHDPDPEVMDSLAQYAEMVKTSSKLRVSVNVTGSDEARQFQIGENNALVIQTKPIRASRSVSAVTEGRGLGLLGLSARGATNVTAPWPRYTLDPRVDQVSTKDRLQLSVCFGFVAQGNETESGLTLLTVQLPSGYLADIDTLTELTSVRHVVWARLSAGGSRVLAGVRAARAERCATLAAARALSVARQRPAWATMQDLYDSSHRARVFFSAVPASACDVCRVWASCARACGAAQQQVSGSDTPAHVAPDAAHTHVLAPVVIVLATTLLLL